The following coding sequences lie in one Desulfovibrio sp. Huiquan2017 genomic window:
- a CDS encoding DUF3089 domain-containing protein → MRFIRTGMLSLLICLALAGAAMAADTSDAAECVPACPDYAQGVSWASLPDNPDKAVDVFYVYPTIYPKTSPLNMDVFNSGLRADVQGLLKAQAGVYSSSANLFAPYYRQVSFAALDPKQDMTLNRYFRIGADDVHRAFDYYLNFLSGGRPFILAAHSQGSVVMLDLLRSRFKDPALQKRLVAAYVIGYSVTREDLEKYPWIKPAQGADDIGVVVSWNTQAPGAVGSPVLRPGAICINPLNWKTDGTMADKNLNLGAVFFDDFKGKVLREVPQYTGARVNLENGALETVPPDKLVIGHFPPGVLHKFDYAFWYRNIEHNVRTRIDAYLQRNGS, encoded by the coding sequence ATGCGTTTTATTCGGACCGGAATGCTTTCCCTGTTGATTTGCCTGGCCCTGGCGGGCGCCGCGATGGCCGCCGACACCTCCGATGCGGCCGAATGCGTGCCCGCCTGCCCCGACTACGCGCAGGGAGTGAGCTGGGCTTCGCTGCCGGACAATCCGGACAAGGCCGTGGACGTGTTCTACGTCTATCCGACCATCTATCCCAAGACCTCGCCATTGAACATGGACGTCTTCAACAGCGGACTTCGGGCCGACGTGCAGGGGCTGCTCAAGGCGCAGGCCGGGGTCTACTCGTCCTCGGCCAACCTGTTCGCGCCCTATTACCGCCAGGTGTCCTTCGCGGCCCTCGATCCGAAACAGGACATGACCCTGAACCGCTACTTCCGCATCGGGGCCGACGACGTGCACCGCGCCTTCGACTACTATCTGAATTTTCTCAGCGGCGGCCGCCCGTTCATTCTGGCCGCGCACAGCCAGGGATCAGTGGTCATGCTCGATCTCCTGCGCAGCCGGTTCAAGGACCCGGCCTTGCAAAAGAGGCTCGTGGCCGCCTACGTCATCGGCTATTCCGTGACCCGCGAGGATCTGGAAAAGTACCCGTGGATCAAGCCCGCGCAGGGGGCCGACGATATCGGGGTGGTGGTGTCCTGGAACACCCAGGCGCCGGGGGCCGTCGGGTCGCCCGTGCTGCGGCCGGGAGCCATCTGCATCAACCCGCTCAACTGGAAGACCGACGGAACCATGGCCGACAAGAACCTGAACCTGGGCGCAGTCTTCTTCGACGACTTCAAGGGCAAGGTCCTGCGCGAGGTCCCGCAATACACCGGGGCGCGCGTCAACCTTGAGAACGGAGCCCTGGAGACCGTGCCGCCGGACAAGCTGGTCATCGGGCATTTTCCGCCCGGCGTGCTGCACAAGTTCGACTACGCCTTCTGGTACCGGAATATTGAACACAACGTGCGGACGCGCATCGACGCGTATTTGCAGCGCAACGGTTCCTAG
- a CDS encoding FAD-linked oxidase C-terminal domain-containing protein, whose translation MPQYAKSLTDAHRAFLTDLFPGDGCVLDAEPLSAFSTDASRNRSMPWAVVRPECREQVAELLRWADLERMPIYPRARATGQVGNTVPLLHGVTVSLLRMNRIIDIDERDFAAEVEPGVITSDFQAACAGKRLFYPPDPASVKISTMGGNISTCAGGLRAVKYGVTRDWVLGVEAVLPGGRILRMGGRAHKDVVGLDLKRLFVGADGKLGLISRAVVKLIPLPETSSSVLVGFADLAGAMDGAMAVFGAGLLPCACEFMDATTIKAVRLGGDIPLAPAARAALLFKFDGTREGVAAEVRRLEDALRPVAPVSVEVGEGEAEEAVWAARRDISPGSYRLRPDKLSEDLAVPRGRVPELVDIAQEAGRAAGLPVLCYGHLGDGNIHTNIMHDASRPEEVRAAHQVKERLFRAAVELGGTISGEHGTGLTKASFVPEQLGPDQLQLMESVRRVFDPHEIMNPGKGW comes from the coding sequence ATGCCGCAATACGCCAAGTCTCTGACCGACGCCCACCGGGCGTTTTTGACCGATCTGTTCCCTGGCGACGGATGCGTGCTCGACGCCGAGCCGCTCAGCGCCTTTTCCACGGATGCCAGCCGCAACCGGTCCATGCCCTGGGCGGTGGTCCGTCCCGAATGCCGCGAACAGGTGGCGGAACTCCTGCGCTGGGCCGACCTGGAACGCATGCCCATCTACCCTCGGGCGCGGGCCACGGGCCAGGTGGGCAACACCGTGCCGCTTCTGCATGGGGTGACCGTCTCCCTGCTCCGCATGAACCGGATCATCGACATCGACGAGCGGGACTTCGCCGCCGAAGTCGAGCCCGGGGTGATCACCTCGGATTTCCAGGCGGCGTGCGCCGGGAAGCGGCTCTTCTACCCGCCGGACCCGGCCAGCGTGAAAATCTCCACCATGGGCGGGAATATCTCCACCTGCGCGGGCGGCCTGCGGGCCGTCAAATACGGCGTGACCCGCGACTGGGTCCTCGGCGTGGAGGCCGTCCTGCCCGGCGGCCGGATCCTGCGCATGGGCGGCCGGGCCCACAAGGACGTGGTCGGCCTGGACCTCAAGCGCCTCTTCGTGGGCGCGGACGGCAAGCTCGGGCTGATCTCCCGGGCCGTGGTCAAGCTCATTCCCCTGCCCGAGACCTCCAGCTCGGTCCTGGTGGGCTTCGCCGATCTGGCCGGGGCCATGGACGGAGCCATGGCTGTGTTCGGGGCCGGACTGTTGCCCTGCGCCTGTGAATTCATGGACGCGACCACGATCAAGGCCGTGCGTCTGGGCGGGGACATACCCCTGGCCCCGGCGGCGCGGGCCGCGTTGCTTTTCAAGTTCGACGGCACGCGCGAGGGCGTGGCCGCCGAGGTCCGGCGGCTTGAGGATGCGCTGCGTCCCGTGGCCCCGGTCTCCGTCGAGGTAGGCGAGGGCGAGGCCGAGGAGGCCGTCTGGGCCGCGCGCCGCGACATCTCGCCGGGCTCCTATCGACTCCGTCCCGACAAGCTTTCCGAGGACCTGGCCGTGCCGCGCGGCCGTGTGCCCGAATTGGTGGACATCGCCCAGGAAGCGGGGCGGGCTGCCGGGCTGCCCGTGCTTTGCTACGGGCATCTCGGCGACGGCAACATCCATACCAACATCATGCACGACGCGTCCCGGCCCGAGGAGGTCCGTGCCGCGCATCAGGTCAAGGAGCGGTTGTTTCGGGCCGCTGTGGAACTGGGCGGAACCATCTCGGGCGAGCACGGCACCGGCCTGACCAAAGCCTCCTTCGTGCCCGAGCAGCTCGGTCCGGACCAGCTCCAGCTCATGGAGAGCGTGCGCCGCGTCTTCGACCCCCACGAGATCATGAACCCCGGCAAAGGGTGGTAG
- a CDS encoding (Fe-S)-binding protein has product MSDSIREHVSHCILCGKCLQACPLLRATGREELGPRSKSDLCRVLAEDPDKLSETDAAKLAGLCLGCGRCREVCSQGQDVPGLVAALRGAHPDFRSWLWKTWLTRARQLWSPGSKAAALIPERFRTEKLGPMLKMLAGMTGGPGLDPFLTPEVFPDTYRGEKLLLFAGCTANYVQGRWLMAALKLLDGLGAAVLPGHFDCCGSGLKGAGFGDEADKMAEHNVAVWREAGRPRVAVFCASCLAGLRAYDRFESEAEKARWVDSLLPLSVAVRDIEFMISDNAPERLGYHHPCHAGKDDPDRALIRAVLGSRLAASTDRECCGFGGVMRLAAPGLTEPVNRQCWEALRGADMVLSGCSACLAQLSATAPDSVEVGHWLEIIR; this is encoded by the coding sequence ATGTCCGACAGCATCCGCGAACACGTTTCCCACTGTATCCTGTGCGGCAAGTGCCTTCAGGCCTGTCCTCTGTTGCGGGCCACGGGCCGCGAGGAGCTGGGCCCGCGCTCCAAGTCAGACCTCTGCCGGGTCCTGGCCGAGGACCCGGACAAGCTCTCCGAGACGGACGCCGCCAAACTGGCCGGACTCTGCCTGGGCTGCGGGCGGTGCCGTGAGGTCTGCTCCCAGGGCCAGGACGTGCCCGGCCTGGTGGCTGCCCTGCGGGGGGCGCACCCCGATTTCAGGTCATGGCTGTGGAAGACCTGGCTGACCCGAGCCCGGCAACTCTGGTCGCCCGGCTCCAAGGCCGCCGCCCTCATTCCCGAGCGGTTCCGCACCGAAAAGCTCGGCCCCATGCTCAAGATGCTCGCGGGCATGACCGGCGGGCCGGGGTTGGACCCCTTCCTGACGCCCGAGGTCTTCCCGGACACGTATCGCGGCGAGAAGCTGCTTCTGTTCGCGGGCTGCACGGCCAACTATGTCCAGGGCCGCTGGCTCATGGCCGCCCTGAAGCTGCTGGACGGCCTGGGCGCGGCGGTCCTGCCCGGGCACTTCGACTGTTGCGGCTCGGGCCTCAAGGGGGCGGGGTTCGGCGACGAGGCAGACAAGATGGCCGAGCACAACGTGGCGGTCTGGCGCGAGGCCGGACGGCCGCGCGTGGCCGTGTTCTGCGCCTCCTGCCTGGCCGGGCTGCGGGCTTACGACCGGTTTGAATCCGAGGCGGAAAAGGCGCGGTGGGTCGACTCCCTCCTGCCTCTGTCGGTCGCTGTACGGGATATTGAATTCATGATATCCGATAATGCGCCGGAGCGGCTCGGCTACCATCACCCGTGCCACGCGGGCAAGGACGACCCGGACCGCGCCTTGATTCGGGCGGTTCTGGGGAGTCGGCTGGCCGCATCCACGGACAGGGAATGTTGCGGCTTCGGCGGGGTCATGCGTCTGGCCGCGCCCGGCTTGACCGAGCCGGTCAACCGGCAGTGCTGGGAGGCGCTTCGCGGCGCGGACATGGTCCTTTCGGGCTGTTCCGCTTGCCTGGCCCAGCTCTCGGCTACCGCCCCGGATTCTGTTGAGGTGGGCCACTGGCTTGAAATCATAAGGTAG
- the secA gene encoding preprotein translocase subunit SecA has translation MLKMLFGSKNDRYLKKLKPIIAQVNALEPEMLALSDIDFPAKIAAWKGQVAAGEKTLDDLLPECFALVREAGKRAFDPPMRHFDVQLIGGIVLHQGKIAEMKTGEGKTLVATLAVVLNALSGKGVHVVTVNDYLAKRDAEWMGQLYNFLGLTVGVIVHGLNDQERQEAYRADITYGTNNEFGFDYLRDNMKFYKEQLVQRPLNFAIVDEVDSILIDEARTPLIISGPGEKSSGLYRRVDAIVPQLVKSSPTDPEDKDAVPDGDFVLDEKTKSITLTDAGVEKIEGLLGVDNLFDPQNIALQHHVLQAVKAHHCFQRDVEYIVKDDQVVLVDEFTGRLMPGRRLSDGLHQAIEAKENVKVEAENQTLASITFQNYFRMYEKLAGMTGTADTEAVEFQQIYGLEVIVIPTNMPMVRADNPDSIYKTQEEKYKAIAADIEDCYRRGQPTLVGTVSIEKSELLSNLLTKRKVPHNVLNAKQHEREAEIVLEAGHKGKVTIATNMAGRGTDIKLGEGVRELGGLHIIGTERHESRRIDNQLRGRAGRQGDPGSSRFYLALDDDLMRLFGSDRLKNIMEKLGLEDGMAIENKMVSNAIEKSQTRVEGHHYEIRKQLLEYDDVMNQQREAIYGLRRELMESKEVEPIAMEYADDLLGDILEPALDMKGGTDKETRESVRARLEEVFNFERFPDWAKSDLPDMDQARKWMDEIFAYLRASTGEHYQEILRYFLLDSLDRNWKEHLLNMDHLRDGIGLRGYGQKDPKQEYKREGFELFSELIYTIKENALRSFSHLRIQAEVSDEEFKHEDTDDLQYTDSESAQEKKPATVRKDAKISRNAPCPCGSGKKYKKCCGA, from the coding sequence ATGCTCAAAATGCTCTTCGGTTCAAAGAACGACCGATACCTCAAGAAACTCAAGCCGATCATCGCGCAGGTCAATGCGCTTGAACCGGAGATGCTGGCCCTGTCCGACATTGATTTCCCGGCCAAAATCGCGGCCTGGAAGGGACAGGTGGCCGCAGGCGAGAAGACCCTGGACGACCTGCTGCCCGAATGTTTCGCTCTGGTCCGCGAGGCGGGCAAGCGCGCCTTCGACCCGCCCATGCGCCACTTCGACGTCCAGCTCATCGGCGGCATCGTCCTGCACCAGGGCAAGATCGCCGAGATGAAGACCGGCGAGGGCAAGACCTTGGTCGCCACCCTGGCCGTGGTCCTCAACGCCTTGTCCGGCAAGGGCGTGCACGTGGTTACGGTCAACGACTACCTGGCCAAGCGCGACGCCGAGTGGATGGGGCAGCTGTACAACTTCCTCGGCCTGACCGTGGGCGTCATCGTCCACGGCCTGAACGACCAGGAGCGCCAGGAGGCCTACCGGGCGGACATCACCTACGGGACCAACAACGAGTTCGGCTTCGACTACCTGCGCGACAACATGAAGTTCTACAAGGAACAACTGGTCCAGCGCCCGCTGAATTTCGCCATCGTCGACGAAGTGGACTCCATCCTTATCGACGAGGCCCGGACCCCGTTGATCATCTCCGGCCCGGGCGAGAAGTCCTCGGGCCTGTACCGCCGCGTGGACGCCATCGTGCCCCAGCTGGTCAAGTCCAGCCCCACGGACCCCGAGGACAAGGACGCCGTGCCCGATGGCGATTTCGTCCTGGACGAGAAGACCAAGTCCATTACCCTGACCGACGCGGGCGTGGAGAAGATCGAGGGGCTGCTCGGCGTGGACAATCTGTTCGACCCGCAGAACATCGCGCTCCAGCACCACGTGCTCCAGGCGGTCAAGGCGCACCACTGCTTCCAGCGCGACGTGGAATACATCGTCAAGGACGACCAGGTGGTTCTGGTGGACGAATTCACCGGCCGCCTCATGCCGGGCCGCCGTCTGTCCGACGGGCTGCACCAGGCCATCGAGGCCAAGGAAAACGTCAAGGTCGAGGCCGAGAACCAGACGCTGGCGTCCATCACCTTCCAGAACTATTTCCGCATGTACGAGAAGCTGGCGGGCATGACCGGCACGGCCGACACCGAGGCCGTGGAGTTCCAGCAGATCTACGGGCTTGAGGTCATCGTCATCCCGACCAACATGCCCATGGTCCGCGCGGACAACCCGGACTCCATCTACAAGACCCAGGAAGAGAAATACAAGGCCATCGCTGCGGATATCGAGGATTGTTACCGGCGCGGCCAGCCCACCCTGGTGGGCACGGTCTCCATCGAGAAGTCCGAGTTGCTCTCCAATCTGCTGACCAAGCGCAAGGTCCCGCACAACGTGCTCAACGCCAAGCAGCACGAGCGCGAGGCCGAGATCGTTCTGGAAGCGGGCCACAAGGGCAAGGTGACCATCGCCACCAACATGGCTGGGCGTGGTACGGACATCAAGCTTGGCGAGGGCGTCCGAGAACTGGGCGGCCTGCATATCATCGGCACCGAGCGACACGAGTCCCGGCGCATCGACAACCAGTTGCGCGGCCGCGCGGGCCGTCAGGGCGACCCGGGTTCCTCCCGCTTCTATCTGGCGCTCGACGACGACCTCATGCGCCTGTTCGGCTCCGACCGTCTCAAGAACATCATGGAGAAGCTCGGGCTGGAGGACGGCATGGCCATCGAGAACAAGATGGTCAGCAACGCCATCGAGAAATCCCAGACCCGCGTGGAAGGGCATCACTACGAGATCCGCAAGCAGCTCCTCGAATACGACGACGTCATGAACCAGCAGCGCGAGGCCATCTACGGCCTGCGGCGCGAACTCATGGAGTCCAAGGAAGTCGAGCCCATCGCCATGGAGTACGCCGACGACCTCCTGGGCGACATCCTTGAACCCGCCCTGGACATGAAGGGCGGCACGGACAAGGAGACCCGGGAATCTGTGCGGGCCCGCCTTGAGGAAGTCTTCAATTTTGAGCGGTTCCCCGACTGGGCCAAGTCCGATCTGCCGGACATGGACCAGGCCCGCAAATGGATGGACGAGATCTTCGCCTACCTGCGCGCCTCCACCGGCGAACACTACCAGGAGATTCTGCGCTATTTCCTGCTCGATTCCCTGGATCGCAACTGGAAGGAACACCTGCTGAACATGGACCATCTGCGCGACGGTATCGGCCTGCGCGGCTATGGTCAGAAGGACCCCAAGCAGGAATACAAGCGCGAGGGTTTCGAGCTCTTTTCCGAGCTGATCTACACCATCAAGGAGAACGCCCTGCGTTCCTTCTCCCACTTGCGCATCCAGGCCGAGGTCAGTGACGAAGAGTTCAAGCACGAGGACACG